A stretch of Tripterygium wilfordii isolate XIE 37 chromosome 11, ASM1340144v1, whole genome shotgun sequence DNA encodes these proteins:
- the LOC120009403 gene encoding F-box protein FBW2-like: protein MEEVRRWDELIPDALGLIFSNLSLQEKLTVIPRVCKSWNKAVSGPYCWQEIDIEEWFCQCEPDHLDRMVRMLVTRSCGSLRKICVSSLRNDTTFSFIAEHAGSLQMLQLPRSEISDCIVEQIVGKLSTVTFLDVSYCNKIGARALEAIGKHCKLLVGLRRNMHPLDSAGKLSQEDEALAIATRMPKIRHLEMAYNLTTTESVLRILSSCKELELLDLRGCWDVKLDGKFLKEKFPKLKVLGPLVVDYYEINEWDNCSEYSDAVSGYFSWDFIAGEMDDYDDDDDESFDGMWDDECRLEELELRFYEAAHEDMGMHGWPQSP from the exons ATGGAAGAGGTCCGGCGTTGGGATGAACTGATACCTGATGCGCTGGGGTTAATCTTTAGCAATCTTTCTCTGCAAGAGAAACTAACAGTGATTCCCAGGGTGTGCAAGTCTTGGAACAAAGCAGTGTCTGGCCCTTATTGCTGGCAGGAGATAGACATTGAGGAATGGTTTTGTCAATGCGAGCCTGATCACCTCGATCGCATGGTTCGTATGCTGGTCACAAGAAGCTGTGGATCCCTCCGGAAAATTTGTGTTTCTAGCCTTCGCAATGACACAACTTTCTCCTTCATTGCTGAGCA TGCTGGATCTCTTCAGATGTTGCAACTGCCTAGAAGTGAGATAAGTGATTGTATAGTTGAACAGATTGTGGGGAAGCTCTCTACTGTAACTTTCTTGGATGTAAGCTATTGTAATAAAATTGGCGCTCGTGCTCTGGAGGCCATTGGAAAGCATTGTAAATTGCTTGTGGGGCTGCGCCGAAACATGCACCCATTGGATTCAGCAGGCAAGCTTTCGCAAGAGGATGAGGCTCTTGCCATTGCCACAAGAATGCCAAAGATTAGGCACCTTGAAATGGCATACAATCTTACTACTACAGAAAGTGTACTAAGGATCCTCTCAAGCTGCAAGGAGCTTGAATTGTTGGATTTGAGAGGGTGTTGGGATGTGAAACTTGACGGTAAGTTCCTTAAAGAAAAGTTTCCCAAATTGAAAGTTTTGGGACCTCTTGTGGTGGATTATTATGAGATCAATGAGTGGGATAATTGCTCGGAGTACTCGGATGCAGTGTCTGGCTACTTTTCCTGGGACTTTATAGCTGGTGAAATGGATGAttatgacgatgatgatgatgaaagctttgatggaatgtgggatgatgaatgcaGGCTGGAGGAGCTCGAGCTGAGGTTCTATGAAGCAGCTCATGAAGATATGGGTATGCATGGTTGGCCTCAGTCTCCATAG